In Ornithodoros turicata isolate Travis chromosome 1, ASM3712646v1, whole genome shotgun sequence, the DNA window CAAGGGGCCTTGCGCTACAGGTCGGAAAAAGTGGCAGTCATGGTAATTGTGCTAATCTCATGTCCATGTGAAACAACTACGACCGTGGGAGGCACTGCGCAGCAATAATTATGGTCACCGCCGAAGCATTCGGCAAAAAAACTGTCTAGAAGTTAACCGCTAATGATAAGTGTAATTCAATCTTTTTTACAGATCCTCTATGCAGATTGTACAGACAAGCTGGAGGTGGCAATTGCCAATCTGAGACAGCTCTCCCACGATAGGTACACCTCCAGAGTGGTAGCCTTCCTCAGCAGGAAGGAGTCTTGACACGAGGGcatcaaacaaacaactttgCGGAGGCATCGATCCGCATACTGAAGGATATAGTCCTCTGCCGGACGAAAGCGTTCAATGCAGTTGCACTGGCAGAGTTTGTTGCAGTAGTGTGGGAAAAGTATTTTCAGGTGCGGATACTGAAACACGCCCACAACCGGGTTGCATCCCACAGCTTGTTGTACGACAAGCTGCTCCAAAGGCTTCCAGATGAGGCTGCAGCATCAGTTGTGCAACTTGGGCACAATATTTACAGTGTTCCAGGCAAAGCTGGCAGTGGGAGGACATATGAGGTGTGTGCTGAGCTGGGTACATGCACTTGCTACAGCGGCATCCAGGGTGCATTCTGTAAGCACCAGGCGCTCGTGTACAAGGTGTATGGCGGAAGCTTCCCGAACGCTCCGGTGTTAACTGCTGCAGACCGCCACAGACTTGGAGAACTGGCCCTGGGAGAGGAATGTCCACCAGCATCGTTCTTCTCGGAGTTCCGTGGCACAGAGGATGACACCGACAGCCAAACAGACCTTCACAGCACAGGCCTCTTCGAGGGTCACACATTGGAGCCCGGAACAGGAGACAACACCCTATCTGATGACATACAGCCATGTACCTCAGGACACAGCCAGATTGCGGAGGTGTATATTATACTTATAAACTAGATTGAGAATGGAAAGGGGAGGGGGGTAAACATGCCACTGGTTCCAGACATGTATGCTTTCCTTCCTATCTTTGCAGGTGCAAAATGATGGCCGGGCGACTTTCAGGAGAGAACTGGACCGCCTAATAGACCTGGCTGCAATAGATCCAATGTTGTCAGAGAAGTTTCAAAGGACGGGCAAGCAGCTTCAGCGTATTACGACACAAGGTGGTGCAGCAGAGCTGTTGTTCAAGATACGTGCTGTCGTGGCAGGTAGCACAAGAAGGGGTGGCCGCATTCGTGTGCAGCCTACGGCAATTTCCAGGCGCCGTACTGGCGTAACAAGAGGATCAAGACGCATACCAGCAGGCCGTCCCACGAGCGAGCTCCCGTCCAAAAGGCAGAAAAGACTACACAAAATAGGACTCGCCATACAAGCAAACGTGCCACCAGCAAAGTCACATGGCAAAGGCCATTAGCTTAAACATGCTGCAACGTACTAAATATTTTGTCTCTACCTGATGCAGAAGTCGGAAAAAGTAAtttcttctttttaattttgGGAGGTGTGACGTCATGGTGAGAGCCAGGAAGCTGAAGGGATTTTGCCTGGCAATATTGCTACTGGAGAAAGCTGGCTTCCAGGCATACTTTCGAGTCTAAGGAATTCGGGGCTGCTTGCTTGTGTTGGCAACGATGTCATCTGTGCTCATCGCTTTCTGTTGTGGTCATTGGGAGCCCTGTAAAGCTTTGGGAGCTTACAAGTGCACATACTGTCGAAAGTCAAGCTCGATAAACATGTCACAGAGGATTCTGCGAGAAGCTAATCTGTGTGATCAGTGGGTGAAGGTGCTTCTGGAACACGGAAAAACTGTTCAAGATGCGGGCCCCTTTGTCAGCCCTGGGCGGTTCACGAGGGAATCGTACAAGTACAGTATAGGTCTGACGGTCACGCTCGGTTTACGGATGACGTTGACCCGCCTGTGGTCAAATGCTGTACCTACAGTTTTAGGTTGGAAATAGAGATTATATGGAGACGTCAAGGCACTATCCAGATGAAAAAAGTCTTCAAAATCTCTTTCCAACCCACCAAGCGTGGCGTCAAGTGACAGTGAAAGGGACGCTTGTGTCGTTGCTAGGACACTGAAGACTTGATGCATACGAAGTCCCTTCCTACATGACGTCTTCGAGATCTGGGCCTTTTGTGATGACGCGATTGCgacaacttaaaaaaaaaaactcaggaAAATTTCACTGAGTTTACTGAATGTGGTGATAATTTGTGTGTGGAATCTCTGACCTGCGTTCTCTCATTTGACGACATAAACTAAGTATCGGTTTCGTGACTgtgtagtggcactttaatgcTGTGATAGCTTTGTTTGCAGAACTGTTACATGACTTGTCCAAGTTCACTGCTGTTCCGGATGCACAGACATATGGGGGCGCCACATATTGGAACAGGCTCCTCTTTCACTGGTGGTGACAAAGACACACCTGTGTTCGACTCGCTCCAAATAACTGTTGCTGGCCTTGTTAAAGCCTAGTTATCCCATATTATGTACAGATGACTTGTCTAGCCTACCACGTCATGACCGAAGCAACAAACCCTAATCACTAAAGCAGGAATGACAGAAGTTGAGTCTGTGCTTCATTTCATTGCCTTCCACACCCCCTCTGTAGAAATGAGTTAAATTCAGCTATCCTATTTCCAGAATGGTCCGCTATGAATCTGGGCCAGATCCAGGCTCGTCCGAGGCCAGGAACCAGCCCAGTAATCCAGCCTGGGAAATCGGGTGGAATATTTGCTGGGGATGATGGCGTAGTTTAATTTTCGTGCTCAACTTTGCAGCCAAATTTATAAGATAAACCATTACTTATTGCCAATGCCATCTTCTTTCCAGTAATAGCGAAGTAAGGGCCTGCAC includes these proteins:
- the LOC135389412 gene encoding uncharacterized protein LOC135389412; protein product: MRRTQQLMTSREIIFIDSTSSCDGMHTTATLLLAATNAGAIPIAVLLHNSQTTEGYHIAFGLLKGAYPHCFGGQEAPNAFMTDNSSAEKDALRMVWPQATQLLCHFHVLQAEWRWLTSTKNGVPREDRQKLMSSFKQVHLQSGSLPQQEGVLTRGHQTNNFAEASIRILKDIVLCRTKAFNAVALAEFVAVVWEKYFQVRILKHAHNRVASHSLLYDKLLQRLPDEAAASVVQLGHNIYSVPGKAGSGRTYEVYGGSFPNAPVLTAADRHRLGELALGEECPPASFFSEFRGTEDDTDSQTDLHSTGLFEGHTLEPGTGDNTLSDDIQPCTSGHSQIAEVQNDGRATFRRELDRLIDLAAIDPMLSEKFQRTGKQLQRITTQGGAAELLFKIRAVVAGSTRRGGRIRVQPTAISRRRTGVTRGSRRIPAGRPTSELPSKRQKRLHKIGLAIQANVPPAKSHGKGH